In one window of Lewinella sp. 4G2 DNA:
- a CDS encoding HNH endonuclease: MGTNTLLENFRTELIELSSDRCEYCTMPQFSTFYTYHIEHVISRKQGGPDLLENLAYACPACNRYKGSSIVSYDYTTEEIELLFHPRRQIWNEHFQLLPNGKLKSFSKAGEGTIRILQMNLPIRVEERLMAISKGYLLSFS, from the coding sequence ATGGGAACTAACACCTTGCTTGAGAACTTTCGGACAGAACTAATTGAGCTTTCATCGGATAGATGTGAGTACTGTACTATGCCTCAGTTCAGTACCTTCTATACTTATCACATTGAACACGTTATCAGCCGAAAACAAGGTGGGCCTGACTTACTTGAAAATTTAGCTTACGCTTGTCCCGCCTGTAATCGGTATAAGGGAAGTAGTATCGTTAGCTACGATTATACTACTGAGGAGATTGAACTATTGTTTCATCCGAGGAGACAGATTTGGAACGAACACTTTCAACTTTTACCGAATGGCAAATTAAAATCATTCTCGAAGGCGGGGGAAGGCACCATCCGTATTCTTCAGATGAATCTACCAATCAGAGTTGAAGAGCGGCTTATGGCAATCAGTAAAGGGTACTTGTTGTCATTTAGCTAG
- the nadB gene encoding L-aspartate oxidase translates to MLTTDVLIIGSGIAGLSTGIKLAILRPDLKIDVLTKVNERESNTSYAQGGVAAVWDHNSDNFEKHIADTLDAGAGLCDEHIVRIVVEEGPTRVEEIIEWGTRFDLDQFKKYDLGREGGHSENRILHYKDLTGWEIQRALSAKAATLDNLVVHEHFFALDLLTQHHLGYIVTKLTPDIECYGCYVLNRKTGEIDKILAKNTVLAAGGNGQIYRSTTNPVIATGDGIAMAYRAKVHLENMEFVQFHPTALYNPVGDPQAFLVSEAVRGEGAILKRKDGTEFMHDYDPRGSLAPRDIVARAIDNEMKLAGVECMWLDCTHIDEAHFIKHFPTIRDKCLSIGIDPAKDMIPVCPACHYMCGGVKVDEYGKCNVSNLYACGECTSTGLHGANRLASNSLLEALVFGHRIAHSIAANIDLADIEENIPHWNRTATMDPKEKVLITQSTKELKEVMSSYVGIVRNDKRLERAQKRLELLGTETEELYKQSLVSTQLCELRNLITIGHLVTKAASLRHESRGLHYNTDYPEKADFLQYSIL, encoded by the coding sequence ATGCTCACCACCGACGTCCTCATCATTGGCTCCGGAATTGCCGGCCTTTCTACTGGTATCAAGCTGGCCATCCTACGGCCGGACCTTAAGATTGACGTCCTTACTAAAGTCAACGAGCGGGAGAGCAACACCAGCTACGCACAGGGTGGCGTTGCGGCGGTGTGGGACCACAATTCTGACAACTTCGAAAAGCACATCGCCGATACCCTCGATGCGGGAGCGGGGCTGTGCGACGAGCACATCGTCCGCATCGTCGTGGAAGAAGGGCCAACCCGCGTCGAAGAGATCATCGAATGGGGGACTCGCTTTGACCTCGACCAATTCAAAAAGTACGACCTCGGCCGGGAAGGGGGGCACTCCGAAAACCGCATCCTCCACTACAAGGACCTGACGGGCTGGGAGATCCAACGCGCCCTCAGCGCCAAGGCGGCGACGCTGGATAACCTCGTCGTCCACGAACACTTCTTTGCGTTGGACCTCCTGACGCAACACCACCTCGGCTACATCGTCACGAAGCTGACGCCCGACATTGAGTGTTACGGCTGTTACGTCCTCAACCGGAAGACCGGCGAGATTGATAAGATCCTGGCGAAAAACACCGTCCTGGCCGCCGGTGGTAACGGACAGATCTACCGCTCCACGACTAACCCCGTAATTGCGACGGGCGACGGCATTGCGATGGCCTACCGGGCCAAGGTTCACCTGGAAAACATGGAATTCGTTCAGTTCCACCCCACCGCACTGTACAACCCCGTCGGTGACCCGCAGGCCTTTTTGGTCAGTGAGGCCGTTCGAGGCGAGGGGGCGATCCTGAAGCGAAAAGACGGGACTGAGTTCATGCACGACTACGACCCCCGCGGCAGCCTGGCACCCCGCGACATCGTGGCCCGGGCCATCGACAACGAAATGAAACTGGCCGGCGTAGAATGTATGTGGCTCGACTGTACCCACATCGATGAGGCCCACTTCATCAAGCACTTCCCCACCATCCGGGATAAGTGCCTGAGCATCGGGATCGACCCGGCGAAGGACATGATCCCCGTCTGCCCGGCCTGCCACTATATGTGCGGCGGCGTGAAGGTGGATGAGTATGGGAAGTGCAACGTCAGCAATCTCTACGCCTGCGGAGAGTGTACGTCCACCGGGCTCCACGGAGCCAACCGCCTCGCGTCCAACAGCCTGTTGGAGGCGCTCGTTTTTGGCCACCGGATCGCGCATTCCATTGCGGCCAACATCGATTTGGCGGATATCGAAGAAAACATCCCCCACTGGAACCGTACGGCGACGATGGACCCGAAGGAAAAGGTCCTCATCACCCAATCCACCAAAGAGCTCAAGGAAGTGATGTCCAGCTACGTAGGCATCGTCCGCAACGATAAACGCCTTGAGCGGGCGCAGAAACGCCTCGAATTGCTCGGTACGGAGACGGAAGAACTGTACAAGCAAAGCTTGGTAAGTACCCAGTTGTGTGAACTTCGCAACCTCATCACGATCGGCCACCTCGTCACCAAAGCGGCCAGTCTACGCCACGAAAGCCGTGGCCTCCACTACAATACGGACTACCCGGAGAAGGCGGATTTCTTGCAGTATTCGATATTGTGA
- a CDS encoding SAM-dependent methyltransferase has translation MPENSPLDKFWKTCREVVDARELIKLTFSKPAKKVPTKPKNLYVRFVDIKGETQLQINHRYQDREEVKNFPIDRGMDLLRRLLGKEYYNADLFTPYEHLSIAISRKGNARIMNRPSSKTRRETSPADEPTTSPINDRGMQPMEEADVKYGKPVIQAHNRTKHRDIGADRPYLVSLGVTNKDGIVLPAGKRKFKQINKFVEIIDGLVKEHPLKAGAHIVDMGSGSGYLTFALYDHLVNTLGLNVRVTGVELRPKLVEKCTEIAKENGFTDLRFVEGYIDTYRPASIEMLIALHACDTATDDALYQGLLKKAEIMVVAPCCQKQVRKDMAVPADLKPLLNNGILLERQAAMLTDGLRALLLQAQGYKTKVFEFIPLEHTAKNVMITAIRGKEREAALEEVATLKQTFGVTRHRLEELVAGG, from the coding sequence ATGCCTGAAAACAGCCCCCTGGATAAATTCTGGAAAACCTGCCGCGAAGTAGTCGACGCGCGGGAACTGATCAAACTCACCTTTTCCAAACCCGCCAAAAAGGTACCGACGAAGCCCAAGAACCTCTACGTCCGTTTCGTGGACATCAAGGGGGAAACCCAACTCCAGATCAACCACCGCTACCAGGACCGCGAGGAAGTAAAGAACTTCCCCATTGACCGGGGGATGGACCTCCTAAGAAGACTATTGGGCAAAGAATACTACAACGCCGATCTCTTCACCCCCTACGAACACCTCAGTATCGCGATCAGCCGGAAGGGCAACGCCCGGATCATGAACCGGCCCTCCAGCAAAACCCGCCGGGAAACTTCCCCGGCCGACGAGCCTACGACATCGCCCATCAACGACCGGGGGATGCAGCCGATGGAGGAGGCCGACGTGAAGTACGGCAAGCCCGTTATCCAGGCCCACAACCGAACCAAGCACCGTGATATTGGCGCCGACCGGCCCTACCTCGTCAGCCTCGGCGTGACCAATAAGGATGGGATCGTTCTGCCCGCCGGCAAGCGCAAGTTCAAGCAGATCAATAAGTTCGTGGAGATCATTGACGGGCTCGTCAAGGAACACCCCCTCAAAGCCGGTGCACACATCGTGGACATGGGTTCGGGCAGCGGCTACCTCACCTTCGCGCTGTACGACCACCTGGTCAATACGCTTGGCCTCAACGTCCGCGTAACCGGCGTCGAACTGCGGCCGAAGCTGGTAGAAAAGTGTACGGAGATCGCCAAAGAAAATGGCTTCACCGACCTCCGTTTCGTCGAAGGCTACATCGATACCTATCGTCCGGCCAGCATCGAAATGCTGATCGCCCTCCACGCCTGCGATACGGCTACCGACGATGCCCTGTACCAAGGTCTGCTGAAAAAAGCCGAAATCATGGTCGTTGCCCCCTGTTGCCAAAAACAGGTACGCAAGGACATGGCCGTCCCCGCAGATCTTAAACCGCTCCTTAACAACGGCATCCTCCTCGAACGCCAGGCCGCCATGCTGACGGATGGGCTCCGCGCCCTACTTCTTCAGGCTCAGGGATACAAGACCAAGGTTTTCGAATTCATCCCCCTGGAACACACCGCCAAGAACGTGATGATCACGGCCATTCGGGGTAAAGAACGGGAAGCGGCACTGGAAGAGGTCGCAACTTTGAAGCAGACTTTCGGGGTGACGCGGCATCGGTTGGAGGAGTTGGTGGCGGGAGGGTGA
- a CDS encoding nuclear transport factor 2 family protein: protein MTTQQVADRLVEMVRTGKSDDAYLELFAENASSHEMPGVPGGDVQGRDNLIQKSKKWAENVAEIHTLTVTDPLIHGEFFTVGMSIDLTKKDGGRTGLEEEICVYHVRDGKIQSERFVYAMG, encoded by the coding sequence ATGACTACCCAGCAAGTAGCCGACCGCCTCGTAGAGATGGTCCGCACCGGTAAGAGCGACGACGCCTACCTCGAATTATTCGCCGAAAATGCTTCCTCCCACGAAATGCCCGGCGTACCCGGTGGCGACGTACAGGGCCGCGATAATCTCATCCAGAAGAGTAAAAAGTGGGCCGAGAACGTGGCGGAGATCCATACGCTGACCGTGACCGATCCCCTCATCCACGGAGAATTCTTCACCGTCGGTATGAGTATCGACCTCACCAAGAAAGACGGTGGCCGCACCGGCCTGGAAGAGGAAATTTGCGTGTACCACGTGCGGGACGGGAAGATCCAGAGTGAGCGCTTCGTTTACGCGATGGGCTAA
- a CDS encoding phytanoyl-CoA dioxygenase family protein — MLDQPYALTSEQIAFYDEHRYIKLKQVLTEEELAHFNDVISRRVAIKRQDLAAVPLEERDTYGKAFLQLFNLWEEDEAVKELVFSARIASIATQLLQADGVRLYHDQALFKEAGGGITPWHADQYYWPLSSDKTITAWIPLQATPKEMGPLEFSAGSHRIEEGRDLAISDQSEAILQEKLRVTDFPHVIEGFEAGEVSFHSGWVFHRAGANTTDQVRKVMTVIYMDKDMKVTEPINKHQQNDLDTWMPGSPVGETVNSPLNPVLYSV, encoded by the coding sequence ATGCTCGATCAACCCTACGCGCTCACCTCGGAGCAGATTGCTTTCTACGACGAACACCGCTACATCAAACTCAAGCAGGTGCTGACGGAGGAGGAACTGGCTCATTTCAACGATGTCATTTCCCGTAGGGTAGCGATTAAACGGCAGGATCTTGCAGCCGTTCCGCTGGAAGAAAGGGATACCTACGGTAAGGCATTTTTGCAGCTATTCAACCTGTGGGAAGAGGACGAGGCAGTCAAAGAACTGGTATTCTCCGCCCGCATCGCATCCATCGCCACCCAGTTATTGCAGGCAGATGGCGTCCGTTTGTACCACGACCAGGCGCTGTTCAAGGAAGCCGGCGGCGGCATCACCCCCTGGCATGCGGACCAGTACTACTGGCCGTTGAGTAGTGACAAGACGATCACGGCGTGGATCCCACTACAAGCAACGCCCAAGGAAATGGGGCCACTGGAGTTCAGTGCCGGTAGCCACCGGATTGAGGAGGGCCGTGACCTGGCGATCTCGGATCAGTCCGAAGCCATCCTGCAGGAAAAATTGCGGGTGACCGACTTCCCCCACGTCATCGAAGGTTTCGAGGCTGGCGAGGTGAGCTTTCATTCCGGTTGGGTATTCCACCGCGCTGGCGCTAACACGACCGATCAGGTCCGGAAAGTGATGACCGTCATCTACATGGATAAGGACATGAAGGTCACTGAACCCATCAATAAGCACCAGCAAAACGATCTGGATACGTGGATGCCCGGCAGCCCGGTGGGGGAGACGGTTAATTCTCCGCTCAACCCGGTGCTGTATTCGGTGTAA
- a CDS encoding BlaI/MecI/CopY family transcriptional regulator yields MKDKKPQPTTAELAILTILWEEGPQPVRVIHERLAAEKDVVYTTVLKTMQVMLERGFLGRESQGRKHIYHAAITKEKTQDSLLDTFVNRAFGGSAKKLAMRALGNYETSKEDLDELKALIEKIEKQQS; encoded by the coding sequence ATGAAGGATAAAAAACCACAACCCACCACGGCCGAACTGGCCATCCTGACCATCCTCTGGGAGGAAGGCCCCCAACCCGTTAGGGTCATCCACGAACGGTTGGCGGCCGAGAAGGACGTCGTCTACACGACCGTTCTGAAAACCATGCAGGTGATGCTGGAGCGGGGCTTCCTCGGCCGGGAAAGCCAGGGGCGGAAGCACATCTACCACGCCGCCATCACCAAAGAAAAGACCCAGGATAGCCTGCTGGACACCTTCGTCAACCGCGCCTTCGGTGGCTCGGCCAAGAAGCTGGCCATGCGCGCGCTGGGCAATTACGAAACGAGTAAAGAGGACCTGGACGAACTTAAGGCCCTCATTGAAAAAATCGAAAAACAGCAGTCATGA
- a CDS encoding ankyrin repeat domain-containing protein yields the protein MIEHALSPELVHAIGWSLVHSLWQAAVFALGLGGLLLALRKYSARARYYVSIAMLFGFFLTVGLTFAAQFQQTFAGSPFRQTGVSANAGPASAGATVSPFNPAPAAAPEMASSSAAATGLAARFTRYYNTHLPLIVTVWLLGVLVLQLRFVGQLAYLQRLKNYGTEKFPATFAPLLREVEDAISLTKAVRYLTSYRVNSPFTVGWLRPVVLFPATLLEQLNEPELRAIIAHELAHVKRHDFHVNLAQTLFCILFFYHPAVWWMSARIEEEREHCCDDLAIEVTGERVGYARTLVQLNEQARGPELAMALGGHGKGFKSRVTRLLSGYLGTGTYGEGFTSAVIIFGIMAVAVALSAEGTQMINEPAYRTDNVISNVTSDRRADEYEAEYAATQETALLMLTAASDGDFRLVQSLLDRGADVNATNAPNAATYTPLMAAVKEGEVEVARLLIERGADVNAIHEGGWTPLIYAASEDYPEVVQLLIESGAEVDYVNKNNWTALIEAADEDALECARILLKAGASVDLPGLPRSALTMAASEGHAEMIGLLIAAGASVNRSGQQNHPLHAAAEENNLDIVKLLIRKGADAGTVDGYGRNALHYAAEEGNTRIVSYLLAKGVQPDLVDTYGRTPLSYAAEEGETRIVNLLLDAGATVR from the coding sequence ATGATCGAGCACGCACTTTCGCCCGAACTCGTCCATGCCATCGGCTGGTCGCTGGTTCATTCTCTCTGGCAGGCCGCCGTTTTTGCCCTCGGCCTCGGCGGTCTCCTCCTCGCCCTGCGCAAGTACAGCGCCCGCGCTCGGTACTACGTATCCATCGCGATGCTGTTTGGCTTTTTCCTGACGGTTGGCCTCACCTTTGCGGCCCAGTTCCAACAAACTTTTGCTGGGTCTCCATTCCGGCAGACCGGCGTGTCCGCAAACGCTGGACCGGCTTCTGCCGGAGCGACGGTGAGCCCCTTTAACCCGGCACCCGCGGCAGCGCCCGAAATGGCTTCGTCGTCGGCGGCGGCTACGGGGCTGGCGGCGCGGTTCACCCGCTACTACAATACGCACCTCCCGCTGATCGTCACGGTTTGGCTGCTGGGGGTGCTCGTCCTGCAGCTGCGGTTCGTGGGTCAGCTGGCCTACCTGCAACGCCTGAAAAACTACGGGACGGAGAAATTCCCGGCCACCTTTGCGCCCCTCCTGCGGGAGGTGGAGGACGCGATCAGCCTCACCAAGGCGGTGCGCTACCTGACGTCCTACCGCGTCAATTCACCCTTCACGGTGGGGTGGCTGCGGCCGGTCGTGCTCTTCCCGGCAACACTGCTGGAGCAACTCAACGAGCCGGAGTTACGGGCCATCATCGCCCACGAACTGGCGCACGTGAAACGGCACGATTTCCACGTCAATTTGGCCCAGACCCTGTTCTGCATCCTCTTTTTCTACCACCCGGCCGTCTGGTGGATGTCCGCCCGCATAGAGGAAGAACGGGAACACTGCTGCGACGATCTGGCGATTGAAGTAACGGGCGAGCGCGTAGGTTATGCGCGGACGCTGGTGCAGTTAAATGAGCAAGCAAGGGGTCCGGAACTCGCCATGGCGCTCGGTGGACACGGCAAAGGATTCAAGTCACGCGTAACCCGATTGCTCTCCGGATACCTGGGGACGGGCACCTACGGGGAGGGCTTCACGTCCGCGGTGATCATCTTCGGCATCATGGCGGTGGCCGTCGCGCTTTCCGCCGAAGGCACCCAAATGATCAACGAACCCGCCTACCGTACGGACAACGTCATCTCCAACGTCACGAGCGACCGCCGGGCGGATGAATACGAAGCGGAGTACGCAGCCACCCAGGAAACCGCCCTCCTGATGCTTACCGCTGCGAGCGATGGCGACTTCCGCCTGGTGCAAAGTCTTCTCGATCGGGGAGCCGACGTGAACGCCACCAACGCACCCAACGCCGCCACCTACACCCCGCTGATGGCGGCCGTGAAGGAAGGCGAAGTAGAGGTCGCCCGCCTGCTCATCGAGCGGGGGGCGGACGTCAACGCCATCCACGAAGGCGGCTGGACGCCCCTGATCTACGCCGCGAGTGAAGACTACCCCGAGGTGGTGCAACTCCTCATCGAATCTGGCGCGGAGGTCGATTACGTCAACAAAAACAACTGGACGGCCCTCATCGAGGCGGCCGACGAAGATGCCCTCGAATGCGCCAGGATCCTGCTGAAGGCCGGCGCGTCCGTTGATCTTCCCGGCCTCCCACGGTCGGCGCTCACCATGGCCGCCAGCGAGGGCCACGCCGAAATGATCGGCCTGCTCATCGCGGCGGGGGCGAGCGTCAACCGGTCAGGCCAGCAAAATCACCCCCTCCACGCCGCCGCCGAAGAGAACAATCTCGACATCGTCAAACTCCTCATCAGAAAGGGCGCTGACGCAGGTACAGTGGATGGATACGGGCGCAATGCCCTGCACTACGCCGCCGAGGAAGGAAATACGCGGATCGTGAGTTACTTACTGGCAAAGGGAGTACAACCGGACCTGGTAGATACCTACGGCCGCACTCCCCTGAGTTACGCCGCCGAAGAAGGAGAAACCCGCATCGTTAACCTCCTCCTTGACGCCGGGGCGACGGTACGGTAA